Proteins from a genomic interval of Yarrowia lipolytica chromosome 1E, complete sequence:
- a CDS encoding uncharacterized protein (Compare to YALI0E17765g, similar to uniprot|Q9C1M3 Emericella nidulans Septin), translating to MSSSAILRRKKNVKKGISFSIMVVGASGTGRTTFINSLCGVEVLSPQEYTPEHAHLDPGIEVQPRTVDLDEEDGTRVTLTIVDTPGFGDNINNDECFDAILKYLEHQYDDILSEESRIRRNPRFKDNRVHVLLYFIEATGHGLRELDVELMKRLSKRVNIIPVIGRSDALTPAEVALNKRLIMDDVDHHQIPIYNFPFDPEDDDEETIEENTYLRKLLPFAIVSGNAYAKGPNGEDIPVRAYPWGNVEIENPEHSDFVALKSALLGSHLQDLKLLTHDFLYENYRTERLSKGYSGPNPSGAHDDSLNPEELANQSYMLKEEQLAREEEKLREIELRVQKEINEKKLELLAREQELREIEARIARERQMSSNPSSPQINPDLIKQEPGENGATIAAAPIPAHVKEAIEKEAEAQVLAAHAHDGEEQ from the exons ATGAGTTCTTCGGCTATT CTGCGACGAAAGAAAAacgtcaagaagggcatttccttctccatcatggtggtgggtgCTTCGGGCACCGGAAGAACCACCTTCATTAACTCGCTGTGCGGAGTGGAAGTGCTTTCCCCACAAGAGTATACTCCCGAGCACGCCCATCTTGATCCCGGAATCGAGGTCCAGCCCCGAACCGTCGATCTGGACGAGGAAGACGGCACCCGAGTGACCCTCACCATTGTTGACACCCCCGGATTTGGagacaacatcaacaatgaCGAGTGTTTTGACGCCATTCTCAAGTACCTGGAGCACCAGTACGACGACATTCTGTCCGAAGAGTCGCGAATCCGACGAAACCCCCGGTTCAAGGATAACAGAGTCCACGTGCTGCTCTACTTTATCGAAGCCACAGGCCACGGACTCCGAGAGCTCGACGTGGAGCTCATGAAGCGACTGTCCAAGCGAGTCAACATCATCCCCGTGATTGGCCGATCAGACGCCCTCACCCCCGCAGAGGTCGCCCTCAACAAACGCCTCATCATGGACGACGTGGACCACCACCAGATTCCCATCTACAACTTCCCCTTTGATCccgaagacgacgacgaggaaaCCATAGAGGAAAACACCTACCTGCGCAAGCTGCTGCCATTCGCCATTGTGTCTGGCAACGCCTACGCCAAGGGCCCTAACGGGGAAGACATCCCCGTGCGAGCATACCCTTGGGGTAAcgtggagattgagaacCCCGAACACAGCGACTTTGTCGCTCTCAAGTCCGCACTGCTGGGCTCACACCTGCAGGACCTCAAGCTGCTGACACACGACTTTCTATACGAAAACTACCGAACCGAACGGCTGTCAAAGGGCTACTCGGGCCCCAACCCCTCGGGTGCACACGACGACTCGCTCAACCCTGAGGAGCTCGCCAACCAGAGCTacatgctcaaggaggagcagctggcacgggaggaagagaagctACGGGAGATTGAGTTGCGGGTGCAGAAGGAAATCAATGaaaagaagctggagctgttggcTCGGGAACAAGAGCTGCGGGAGATTGAGGCCCGCATTGCCCGAGAGCGCCAGATGTCCTCCAACCCTTCGTCTCCCCAAATTAACCCGGATCTCATCAAGCAGGAGCCCGGAGAGAATGGAGCCActattgctgctgctcccatTCCTGCACACGTGAAGGAGGCTATTgaaaaggaggctgaggctcAGGTGCTGGCTGCACATGCtcatgatggagaagaacagTAG
- a CDS encoding uncharacterized protein (Compare to YALI0E17787g, uniprot|Q9UW07 Yarrowia lipolytica Alcohol dehydrogenase 2), whose protein sequence is MSAPVIPKTQKGVIFETSGGPLMYKDIPVPVPADDEILVNVKFSGVCHTDLHAWKGDWPLDTKLPLVGGHEGAGVVVAKGKNVDTFEIGDYAGIKWINKACYTCEFCQVAAEPNCPNATMSGYTHDGSFQQYATANAVQAAHIPKNCDLAEIAPILCAGITVYKALKTAAILAGQWVAVTGAGGGLGTLAVQYAKAMGYRVLAIDTGADKEKMCKDLGAEVFIDFAKTKDLVKDVQEATKGGPHAVINVSVSEFAVNQSIEYVRTLGTVVLVGLPAGAVCKSPIFQQVARSIQIKGSYVGNRADSQEAIEFFSRGLVKSPIIIIGLSELEKVYKLMEEGKIAGRYVLDTSK, encoded by the coding sequence ATGTCTGCTCCCGTCATCCCCAAGACCCAGAAGGGTGTCATCTTCGAGACCTCCGGCGGTCCTCTCATGTACAAGGACATCCCCGTGCCTGTGCctgccgacgacgagattctggtcAACGTCAAGTTCTCCGGAGTCTGCCACACGGATCTGCACGCCTGGAAGGGCGACTGGCCTCTGGACACCAAGCTTCCTCTGGTCGGAGGCCACGAGGGTGCCGGAGTGGTTGTTGCCAAGGGTAAGAACGTTGACACGTTTGAGATTGGCGACTATGCCGGCATCAAGTGGATCAACAAGGCCTGCTACACCTGCGAGTTCTGCCAGGTGGCCGCCGAGCCCAACTGTCCCAACGCCACCATGTCTGGATACACCCACGACGGCTCTTTCCAGCAGTACGCCACCGCCAACGCCGTGCAGGCCGCGCACATTCCCAAGAACTGCGATCTCGCCGAGATTGCCCCCATTCTGTGCGCCGGAATCACCGTCTacaaggctctcaagactGCCGCCATCCTCGCTGGCCAGTGGGTTGCCGTtactggtgctggaggaggactcgGAACACTTGCTGTCCAGTacgccaaggccatggGCTACCGAGTGCTGGCCATTGACACTGGcgccgacaaggagaagatgtgCAAGGACCTTGGTGCCGAGGTTTTCATCGACTTtgccaagaccaaggaccTCGTCAAGGACGTCCaggaggccaccaagggcGGACCCCACGCCGTCATCAATGTGTCTGTCTCCGAGTTTGCAGTCAACCAGTCCATTGAGTACGTGCGAACCCTGGGAACCGTTGTTTTGGTCGGTCTGCCCGCCGGCGCCGTCTGCAAGTCTCCCATCTTCCAGCAGGTGGCTCGATCTATCCAGATCAAGGGCTCTTACGTTGGAAACCGAGCCGACTCCCAGGAGGCCATTGAGTTCTTCTCCCGAGGTCTCGTCAAGTCgcccatcatcatcatcggTCTGTCCGAGCTGGAAAAGGTCTACAAGCTTatggaggagggcaagaTTGCCGGCCGATACGTTCTGGACACCTCCAAGTAA